Within Protaetiibacter intestinalis, the genomic segment CCCCGAGGCCGGTGCGGGTCACGGTGAGCGTCTCGGCCTCACCGTCCAGACGGATGTGCAGGGCCTTCTCGAAGCTCGTCCAGGCGTTCGCGGCAGCGCGGTCCTCGGGGGTGCCGGCGGTGCCGACGAGCTCGTGGCTGCGGTCGACCCACTCGACGGTGGTGCCCGCCGCCTCCGGGTACAGGACCGCGTAGGGCGAGCCGTCGAGTTCACCGTCGATGAGACCGCGGAGCCGGTCGACGGGGCTGAACTTCCAGATCGCCTCGCGACCGGTGACCTCGGGGAACTCGTCGTGCGCGGTCGAGGCGAAGCGCTCCGAACGGGTCTGGACGGGCGCGGTCGCCCACCCTCCGTGCGAGTGCTCCGTCAGGCCGTGCTGTTCAGTCTGAACGGGGGTGCTCACTTAGCCGACGCTGCCTTCCATGCTCATCTCGATGAGCTTGTTGAGTTCGAGTGCGTACTCCATCGGCAGCTCGCGCGCGATGGGCTCGATGAACCCACGCACGATCATCGCCATCGCCTCGTCCTCGGGCATGCCGCGGGACTGCAGGTAGAACAGCTGCTCCTCGGAGACGCGCGAGACGGTCGCCTCGTGGCCGAGCTGCACGTCGTCGACACGGATGTCGATCGCCGGGTAGGTGTCGGAGCGCGAGATCGTGTCGACGAGCAGCGCATCGCAGCGCACCGTGTTGGCGGCGTGGTGCGCGTTGGCATCCACCCGCACCTCACCGCGGTAACCCGCGCGGCCGCCGCCACGGGCGATCGACTTCGAGACGATGGAGCTCGTGGTGTACGGCGCCATGTGGATCATCTTGGCGCCGGCGTCCTGGTGCTGGCCGGGGCCCGCGAAGGCGACCGACAGGGTCTCGCCCTTGGCGTGCTCCCCCACGAGGAAGATCGAGGGGTACTTCATCGTCACCTTGGAGCCGATGTTGCCGTCGATCCACTCCATCGTGGCGCCCTCGTGGGCGATCGCGCGCTTGGTGACCAGGTTGTAGACGTTGTTCGACCAGTTCTGGATCGTCGTGTACCGCACGCGGGCGTTCTTCTTGACGATGATCTCGACAACGGCCGAGTGCAGCGAGTCCGACTTGTAGATCGGCGCCGTGCAGCCCTCGATGTAGTGCACGTACGAGCCCTCGTCGGCGATGATGAGCGTCCGCTCGAACTGGCCCATGTTCTCGGTGTTGATGCGGAAGTAGGCCTGCAGCGGGATCTCGACGTGCACGCCCTTCGGCACGTACACGAACGAACCGCCCGACCAGACGGCCGTGTTGAGCGCCGCGAACTTGTTGTCGCCCGAGGGGATGACGGTGCCGAAGTACTCCTGGAAGATCTCCGGGTGCTCCTTGAGCGCCGTGTCGGTGTCGAGGAAGATGACGCCCTGCGCCTCGAGGTCCTCGCGGATCTGGTGGTAGACCACCTCGGACTCGTACTGGGCGGCGACGCCCGCGACGAGGCGCTGACGCTCCGCCTCCGGGATGCCGAGCTTCTCGTAGGTGTTCTTGATGTCCTCCGGAAGCTCCTCCCAGCTCTGGGCCTGCTTCTCGGTGGAGCGCACGAAGTACTTGATGTTGTCGAAGTCGATGCCCGTGAGGTCGGCGCCCCAGGTGGGCATGGGCTTCATGCCGAAGATCTTGAGAGCCTTGAGACGGTTCTGCAGCATCCACTCGGGCTCGTCCTTGAGGCGGGAGATGTCGGCGACGACCTCCTCGTTGAGCCCGCGTCGGGCGGAGGCGCCTGCCGCGTCGGAGTCCGACCAGCCGAATTCGTACTGGCCGAGGCTCGAGAGTTCCGGACGGTCGATGAGCACGTCTGACATGGGGCTACCTCTCTTCCACCGAAGCGAACCATTCCGCTCGTGTCGGCATTCCGGGTGGCTGGACGCTCACGCTCCAACCGGTCAAGTCTACAGTCCCGCCGGTTCCCTGGCCGGTTCCGGCCGAACCGCGCGTACCGCCCAGAGCCGGGGATCGGTGTCGAGCAGCACGCGGAGCGCCCCCACCCAGATGAGCGCGGCGAACACGACGTGCACGATGACGAGCAGTTCGGGCAGGCCGACGAGCGACTGGGCCACCCCCACCCCGAGCTGCGCGAGCAGCACGAGCAGGAACGTCCCGACGCGGCCGAGGGCGAGGCGACCGCCGTCCTCGCGTCGCAGCCGGAAGGCGAGCGCCGCGGCGATCCCCAGCACGACCAGCGCGATGACGCCGTGCAGCCACACGACCGCGGTCCAGTCGAACCCCATCCGCGGCACGTCGCTCGAGTCACCGGCGTGCGGTCCCGATCCGGTTACGAGGGTGCCGGCCGCGATGAGCACGGCGGTGGCGACGACGAGCGCCCAGGCGAGCGCGCGCGATCCGGCGGAGGGGCGCGGTCCGTCTCCCCCGCGCCAGCGGGCGCGGTGCCAGGTGAAGGTGGCGCAGGCGAGCAGGGTCATGGCGAGCACGAAATGCACGGCCACCATCCACGGGTTCAGCTCGAACCACACGGTGAAGCCGCCGGCGACCGCGTTGGCGACGACGAGCCAGAACATCGACCATGCGAGCCGGGTCATCGTCCTGTCGCGCGGCTGCTGCAGGCGGGCGGCGATGATCGCCCAGCCGACGGCCGCGATCAGCAGCATGGTGACCATCCGGTTGCCGAACTCGATGGCGCCGTGGATGCCGAGCTCGGGCGTGGCGACGAGGGAGTCCTCCGTGCAGGTGGGCCAGGTGGGGCAGCCGAGTCCGGATCCCGTGACGCGCACCGTCACCCCGCCCAGCACGATGAGCACGGAGGCGACGAGCGCCGCCGTCGTGCCCCAGCGCAGCGCGCGCGGGCCGAGGCTCCAGCGGGCGGCGGCCCAGCCGAGCGGCGTCGTCAGGCGCATCAGAGCGGGAGGGGGATGAAGACGAGCGGGTCGACGCCGACCGCGATGAAGACGAGGGTCAGGTAGGTGATGCTCGCGTGGAACACGCGCATCGGCTTCACCTCGCCCGGACGGATCGCGGCCGCGTAGAGCCGGTGCGACTCGATGAGGAACCAGGCGCCCGACAGCACCGCGATGACCGCGTAGACGACGCCCATGGGGGCCAGGGGCACGAGCAGCAGCGAGCACGCGACGGTGGCCCACGCGTAGAGCACGACCTGCAGGCCGACAGCCGTGCGGCCGCGTACCACCGCGAGCATCGGCACGGAGGCCGCCGCGTAGTCCTCGCGGTAGCGCATCGAGAGCGGCCAGTAGTGCGGCGGGGTCCAGAGGAAGACGATCCCGAAGAGGATGACGGGCGCCCAGTCGAGCGTGCCGGTGACGGCCGCCCAGCCGATCAGCACGGGCATGCAGCCCGCGATGCCGCCCCAGACGATGTTCTGCGGCGTGCGGCGCTTGAGGATGAGCGTGTAGATCAGCACGTAGAACGCGATCGCGACCGCCGAGAGCACGGCGGCGAGCCAGGTGGTGAACACCCACAGCACCGCGATCGAGACGATGCCGGTCACCCACGAGAACACGAGCGCCTCGCGCGGGCTGAGCTCCCCCGTCACGAGCGGACGGTTCTGGGTGCGCTTCATGAGCTTGTCGATGTCGCGGTCGATGTAGCAGTTGAACGCGTTGGCGCTCCCCGCCGAGAGCGCACCGCCCACGAGCGTCGCGACGACGAGCCCCAGGAAGTGCAGGTCGAGCTGGCCCTTCGCGGCGAGCACCATGACGGGTGCGGTCGTGACGAGCAGCAGCTCGATGACGCGCGGCTTGGTGAGGGCGACATACGCGAGCGCCTTGCGCCGGAGGCCGATTCGCCCGGGCGAGGCAACCGCATCCGCCGCCACGGCGTCGACGACCGGCATCTCGGGAGACGCCGGCGCGGGGGCGCTCTGGGCGGAATGCTGCATGGCTCCTCGGATCGGCTCGGCTGAGCCCAGTCTACGTCGCGTCACGGGCGCGTCATCCCGTGACTCGTGCCCGCGAGAGGATGCGTCTCTCGCTATGCTGGTCGTGCCCGCCGACCGTGCGCGCCTCCCCCATCCTCTGCTGACGATGGCGGCCGTGCGCGGTGCGCCGTCGAAGACCGATTCGGCGGGTTGACACCACCAGGGGCGCATGATGCTGCCCCGCATCCGAAAGGTCGACATACACGTGGCAGCACTCTCCTGGGACGAGCTCGACAAGAAGGCCGTCGACACGGCGCGAGTCCTCGCCGCAGACGCCGTGGAGAAGGTCGGCAACGGCCACCCGGGCACGGCGATGAGCCTGGCGCCCGCCGCCTACCTGCTCTTCCAGAAGGTCATGCGGCAGGACCCCTCCGACCCGCACTGGACGGGGCGCGACCGGTTCATCCTCTCGGCGGGCCACAGCTCGCTCACCCAGTACGTGCAGCTGTACCTCGGCGGCTACGGCCTCGAGCTCGACGATCTGAAGGCCCTGCGCACCTGGGGCTCGAAGACCCCCGGCCACCCCGAGTACGGGCACACCGCGGGTGTCGAGATCACGACCGGCCCGCTCGGCCAGGGCATCTCCTCCTCGGTCGGATTCGCGTACGCGCAGCGCTTCGAGCGCGGCCTGTTCGACCCGGACGCCGCCGACGGTGCGAGCCCCTTCGACCACTTCACCTACGTCATCGCGGGCGACGGCGACCTGCAGGAGGGTGTGAGCGCCGAGGCGTCCTCGCTCGCCGGCCACCAGCAGCTCGGCAACCTCATCGCGATCTACGACTCGAACCAGATCTCGATCGAGGACGACACCAACATCGCCTTCACCGAGGACGTCGCGAAGCGCTACGAGGCCTACGGCTGGCAGGTGCAGACCGTCGACTGGAAGAAGACGGGCGAGTACGTCGAGGACGTGCAGGCCCTCTACGACGCGATCCTCGCCGCGCAGGGCGAGCGCGCGAAGCCCTCGCTCATCATCCTCAAGACCATCATCGGCTGGCCGAGCCCCAAGAAGCAGAACACCGGCAAGATCCACGGTTCCGCCCTCGGCGCCGAGGAGCTCGCGGGCCTCAAGGAGGTGCTCGGCTTCGACCCGGCGGAGAGCTTTGTCGTCGCCGACGAGGTCATCGAGCGCACCCGGGGCGCGCTCGAGCGCGGCCAGGCGGCGCGCGCCGAATGGCAGCAGGGCTTCGACGCCTGGGCCACCGCCAACCCCGAGAAGAAGGCGCTGTTCGACCGCATCCAGTCGGGGCAGCTCCCCGACGGCGTCGAGGACGCGCTGCCCGTCTTCGAGGCCGGCAAGGACCTCTCCACCCGCGCCGCCTCCGGCAAGGTGCTCGGCGCCCTCGGCGCCGTCATCCCCGAGCTGTGGGGCGGATCGGCCGACCTCGCCGAGTCGAACCTCACGACCATCGAGGGCGCCAAGTCGTTCATCCCCACCCAGTGGTCCACGCACGAGTGGTCGGGCGACCCCTACGGCCGTGTGCTGCACTTCGGCATCCGCGAGCACGCCATGGGCGCGATCCTCAACGGCATCGTGCTGCACGGCAACACCCGCGCCTTCGGCGGCACCTTCCTCATCTTCAGCGACTACATGCGCCCCGCGGTGCGGCTGGCGGCCCTCATGAAGGTGCCGTCGATCTTCGTCTGGACGCACGACTCCGTCGCGCTCGGCGAGGATGGCCCCACCCACCAGCCGATCGAGCAGCTCACGACGCTGCGCGCCATCCCGGGCCTCGACATCGTGCGCCCCGCGGACGCCAACGAGGTCGCCTGGGCCTGGAAGACGATCCTCGAGCGCCGCGACGCCCCCGCCGGCATCGCGCTCAGCCGCCAGAACCTGCCCGTGTTCGCACGTGGCGAGGGGGCGGCCGAGGGCGACACCCTGGCTGCGGCATCGAACGTCGCGCGCGGCGCGTACGTGCTCGCGGAGGCGCCCGGCGGCACGCCCGACGTCATCCTGCTGGGGACGGGCTCCGAGGTGCAGTTCGCCCTCGAGGCGCGCGAGCAGCTGAAGGCGGAGGGCGTCAACGCCCGCGTCGTCTCGGTGCCGAGCCAGGAGTGGTTCGCCGAGCAGGACGCCGCCTACCGCGAGTCGGTGCTGCCGGCGTCGGTCACGGCGCGCGTCTCCGTCGAAGCGGGTCTCGCCCTCACCTGGGCGCCCTACCTCGGCGCCCACGGCCGCTCGGTGTCGATCGAGCACTTCGGCGCCTCCGCCGACTACAAGACGCTGTACCGCGAGTTCGGCATCACCACGGAGCACGTCGTGGCCGCCGCCCACGACTCGATCGCCGCCGCCGGCGCCTGACACGTACATCCCTCAACGGAAGAAGATCCAGCACCATGACCGACACCACCTCCAAGACCGCCGAACTGTCCGCCATCGGCGTCAGCATCTGGCTCGACGACCTCTCGCGTGAGCGCATCGCCGGGGGCTCCCTCGAGGCCCTCATCGCCGACCGCAACGTCGTCGGGGTCACCACGAACCCGACGATCTTCGCGGCCGCGCTCGCCAAGGGTCAGGCCTACGACGCGCAGGTCGCCGAGCTGGCGTCCGCCGGCGCGAGCGTCTCCGAGGCGGTCTTCGAGATCACGACGGATGACGTGGCCGCCGCCTCCGACATCTTCCGTGGGGTCTACGACGGCACCGCGGGCGTCGACGGTCGCGTCTCGATCGAGGTCGAGCCGGGCCTCGCCAACGACGCCGCCGGCACGATCGCGCAGGCGAAGCAGCTGTGGGCCAAGGTCGACCGTCCGAACGCGATGATCAAGATCCCCGCGACCGTCGAGGGCCTCGAGGCCATCACCGAGGTCATCGGCGCGGGCATCAGCGTCAACGTCACGCTCATCTTCAGCCTCGAGCGCCACCGCGCCGTCATCCGCGCCTACCTCGCCGGCCTCGAGAAGGCCCAGGCCGCCGGGATCGACATCTCGACGATCCACTCGGTCGCCTCGTTCTTCGTCTCGCGCGTCGACACCGAGATCGACAAGCGCCTCGAGGCGATCGGCACCCCGGAGGCGCTCGCCCTCAAGAGCAAGGCGGGCGTCGCGAACGCCCAGCTCGCCTACCAGCTCTTCGAGCAGGAGTTCGCGACCGAGCAGGCGCAGGCGCTCCTGGCCGCGGGCGGCAACGCGCAGCGTCCGCTGTGGGCATCGACGGGCGTCAAGGACCCGGCCCTTCCCGACACCCTCTACGTGACCGAGCTGGCCGTCGCGGGGGTCGTCAACACGATGCCCGAGAAGACGCTCGAGGCGACGTTCGACCACGCGCCGCTGCACGGCGACGCGGTCACCGGTTCGTACGCCGAGGCGCAGGGCGTGCTCGACGCGCTCGCCGCCGTGGGCGTCGACTACGACGACGTCACCGACACGCTCGAGCGCGAGGGCGTCGAGAAGTTCATCGTGTCCTGGAACGAGCTGCTCGACACCGTCACCGCGGCACTCGAGGCCGCGAAGTGACCGTCACCATCGCGGCCAGCGGTGCCGCGGCGGAGGCGATCGAGCGGGTCGTCCCGCAGCTCGTCTCCGACGGCGTCGCGGGACGCATCACGACCCTCGACGCGACCCTCTGGGGCCCCGCGGCCGAGGAGGAGGCCTCGAAGCGACTCGGCTGGACGGAGGCGGTGGCCGTCTCCGAGGGCCTCGTCGACGACATCCTCGCCCTGCGGGACGACCTGCACGCCCAGGGTGTCGACCACATCGTCCTCGGCGGCATGGGCGGCTCGTCGCTGGCCCCGGAGGTCATCGCGAACACCTACGGCGTCGAGCTCACGGTGCTCGACTCGACCGATCCCGCCCAGGTGCGTTCGGCGCTCGAGGACCGCCTCGCCCGCACCGCGGTCGTGATCTCCTCGAAGTCCGGCTCGACGGTCGAGACCGACAGCCAGAAGCGCGTCTACGAGCAGGCCTTCCGCGAGGCGGGCATCGACCCGATCTCGCGCATCGTCGTCGTGACCGACCCGGGGTCGCCGCTCGACCAGGCCGCCCGGGCCGACGGCTACCGCGTCTTCAACGCCGACCCGACCGTGGGTGGCCGCTACTCGGCGCTCACGGCCTTCGGCCTCGTGCCGACCGGCCTCGCGGGCGTCGACATCGCCGAGCTCCTCGACGAGGCGCAGGCCGTCTCGCTCGAGCTCGCCCTCGACACCGAGCACAACCCCGGCCTCGTGCTCGGCGCCGCGATCTCGGCGACGCGTCCGCTCCGGAACAAGCTCGGCATCGTGCCCGACGGCACGCACATCGTCGGCTTCGGCGACTGGGTCGAGCAGCTCATCGCCGAGTCGACCGGCAAGGACGGCACCGGCATCCTGCCCGTCGTGCTCGACGTCGACTCCTACGAGGTCACCGCCGGCCTGCCCGACGTGCAGCTCGTGCGGCTCGTCGCCAGCGCCCGCGAGACCCGTGAGGTGCGGGACGGCGAGATCGAGGTCTCCGGATCGCTCGGCGGCCAGCTGCTCGTCTGGGAGTACGCGACCGCCGTCGCCGGCCGCATCCTCGGCATCAACCCCTTCGACCAGCCCGACGTCGAATCGGCGAAGATCGCCGCGCGCGGCCTCCTCGACGCACGCCCCGAACCCGTCCCCGCGCTCTACACGGCGGACGGTGTCGAGGTGCGCACGGCGGGTGGGCTGACGATCTCGGACGAGACCCTCGACGGGGCCGTCGACGCTCTGCTCGCGGCGCTCCCCGCCGACGGGTACATCTCGGTGCAGGCCTACCTCGACCGGATCGCCTACCCCGAGCTCGCGGGCATCCGCGACGCCCTCGCGCGTCGCGCGGAGCGTCCCGTGACCTTCGGCTGGGGGCCGCGCTTCCTGCACTCGACCGGGCAGTTCCACAAGGGCGGCCCCGCCGTCGGCGTGTTCCTGCAGATCGTCGGCGCGGGCGAGGAGGACCTCGAGATCCCGGGACGGCCGTTCACCTTCGGGCAGCTCATCCAGGCGCAGGCCGCGGGCGACGCGAGCGTGCTCGCCGACCACGGCCGCCCCGTGCTGACCCTCACGCTCCCGCAGCCCGCCGCCGGTGTGGTGACGCTGCGCGAGCGGATCGGCTGAGCCATGCCGGTGGAGATCACGCGGGAGAACAACCCGCTCCGGCTCCCCTCCGACCGTCGGCTGAACCGCATCGCGGGACCGTCCAGCCTCATCATCTTCGGCGTCACGGGCGACCTGTCGCGCAAGAAGCTGATGCCGGCGGTCTACGACCTCGCCAACCGCGGGCTGCTGCCGCCGGGCTTCGCGCTCGTCGGCTTCGCCCGGCGCGACTGGGTCGACCAGGACTTCGAGAAGGTCGTGCACGACGCCGTCAAGCAGTACGCGCGCACCCCGTTCGACGAGGACGTCTGGCGCCAGCTCAAGCAGGGCATCCGCTTCGTGCAGGGCGAGTTCGACGACGACAGCGCGTTCGACCGGCTCAAGCAGACGCTCACCGAGCTCGACGCGAGTCGCGGCACCATGGGGAACCACGCGTTCTACCTGTCGATCCCGCCGAAGTCGTTCCCGCTCGTGACCGAGCAGTTGCGCCGTTCGGGGCTCGCCGAGCAGGCGCCCGGTCAGTGGCGGCGCGTCGTCATCGAGAAGCCGTTCGGGCACGACCTCGCCTCGGCGCGCGAGCTGAACGACGTCGTCGAGTCGGTCTTCCCGCCCGACAGCGTCTTCCGCATCGACCACTACCTCGGCAAGGAGACCGTCCAGAACATCCTGGCGCTGCGCTTCGCCAACCAGCTCTACGAGCCCATCTGGAACGCCAACTACGTCGACCACGTGCAGATCACGATGGCCGAGGACATCGGCGTCGGCGGCCGAGCCGGCTACTACGACGGCATCGGCGCGGCCCGCGACGTCATCCAGAACCACCTCCTGCAGCTGCTCGCCCTCACCGCGATGGAGGAGCCGGTCTCCTTCGCCGCCGCCGATCTGCGTGCCGAGAAGGAGAAGGTGCTCTCGGCCGTGCACCTGCCGAAGGATCTGTCCACCGCGACCGCCCGTGGGCAGTACGCGGGCGGCTGGCAGGGCGGCGAGAAGGTGCTCGGCTTCCTCGAAGAGGAGGGCATGAACCCGCAGTCGGTCACCGAGACCTACGCGGCGCTCAAGCTCGAGATCAACACCCGGCGTTGGGCGGGCGTGCCGTTCTACCTGCGCGCGGGCAAGCGCCTCGGACGCCGCGTGACCGAGATCGCGGTCGTCTTCACGCGCGCCCCGCAGTACCTGTTCGCGGAATCGCAGACCTCGGCCCTCGGCCAGAACGCGCTCGTCATCCGGGTGCAGCCGGACGAGGGCGTCACGATCCGCTTCGGCTCCAAGGTGCCGGGCGCCGGCATGCAGGTGCGCGACGTGACGATGGACTTCGGCTACGGCCACGCCTTCACCGAGGCGAGCCCGGAGGCCTACGAACGTCTCATCCTCGACGTGCTGCTGGGCGACCCGCCGCTCTTCCCGCGGCACGAGGAGGTCGAGCTCAGCTGGAAGATCCTCGACCCGATCGAGCAGTACTGGGACAGCCTCGGCGGACCCCTCGAGCAGTACCAGCCCGGCACCTGGGGCCCCGGCTCCGCCGACGAACTGCTCGAACGCGACGGCCGCACCTGGCGACGCCCCTGATCCGGAGACACCCATGATCGTCGACCTGCCCGACACCACCACGAGCGCCCTCTCGAAGGCGCTCGTCAAGATCCGCGAAGAGGGCGGCGCCGTCGCCCTCGGCCGGGTGCTGACCCTCGTGATCGCCACCCCGCTCGGCGAGGAGGAGGAGGCCATCGAGGCCGCCAACGACGCCTCACGCGAGCACCCGATGCGCGTCATCGTGCTGTCGCGTCGTCCCGAGCCCACCGACGAGGAGGCGCGTCTCGACGGGCAGATCCGCGTCGGCGGGGACGCCGGGGCGAGCGAGGTGGTCGTCCTGCGCGCCTACGGCGCCGCCGCCTCCGACGAGGAGGGGCTCGTCACGAGCCTCCTGCTGCCGGACGCGCCCGTCGTGGTGTGGTGGCCGAGCGTCGCCCCCCAGGCACCCAGCCGCTCCCCGCTCGGCCGCATCGCGCAGCGCCGGATCACCGACGCCGCCGAGGCGGCCGACCCGGTGCAGGCGCTCACGACCCTCGGTCGCAACTACCAGCCGGGCGACACCGACTTCTCGTGGACGCGTCTCACCCTGTGGCGGGCGCAGCTCGCCGCGGTGCTCGACCAGCCGCCCTACGAGCCCGTCACCGCGGTCACCGTGAGCGGCGCGTCCGACTCCCCCTCCACCGAGTTGCTGGCCGCCTGGCTGCGCCTGCAGCTGCAGGTGCCGGTGGCCCTCGAGACGACGCCGTCGCTCGGCTCTAGCGGCATCCACGGCGTCAAGCTCGAGCGGGCGTCGGGCATCATCGACCTCGAGCGCACCATGCCGAACGTCGCGACCCTCGTGCAGCCGAACCAGCCGACACACGACATCTCGCTGCCGCGCCGCAGCCTGCGCGATTGCCTGGCCGAGGAATTGCGTAGGCTCGACCCGGACGACCTCTTCGGCGAGGTGGTGCAGCGGGGACTCGCACTGCTCGACACGCCCGCCGAGAAGGTCTAGCGCAGAGGGGGCGGACCGTGACGGAACGACGGGTACGGGTCTACGACGGCAAGGCGGCGCTCGCGAACGCGGTCGCCGCGCGGTTCATCAAGCGTCTCGTCGAGACGCTCGCGGAACAGGATCGTGCGCACGTCGTGCTCACCGGCGGCACCATGGGCGAGGCCGTCCTCGCGGCGGTGCGCGAGTCCGCGCGCCGCGACACGGTCGACTGGTCGCGGGTGACGTTCTGGTGGGGCGACGAACGCTACCTCCCGGCGGGCGACCCGGACCGCAACGAGACGCAGTCCCGGCATGCGCTCCTGGACGCGCTCGAGCTCTCCCCCGCGCAGGTCAAGGCCTTCCCCGCCCTCGGGGAGCACGCCGACATCGAGGCGGCGGCCGAGGCCTACGCGGCGGAGCTCGCGGCGGCCGCGCCGGCCGGTGCGACGCATCCGCGTTTCGACATCACCTTCCTGGGCGTCGGCGGGGACGGCCACATCGCGTCGCTGTTCCCCGACCACGAGGCGATCCGCGACACGCAGCACGTGGTGCTCGCCGAGACGAACTCCCCGAAGCCGCCGCCCGCGCGGCTCACGCTCACCTTGCCCGTCATCAACTCCTCCGAGCGGGTGTGGCTCGTGCTCGCGGGCGCGGACAAGGCGGGCGCGCTCGGTCTCGCACTCGCCGACGCGAACCCGCACGACGTGCCCGTCGCCGGGGTCTCCGGGCGCGCGCGCACCGTGTTCTTCGTCGACGCGGAGGCCGCGGCCGAAGTGCCGGAGAACCTGCTCACGCGCGAGCGGTTCTGGACCGCCGCGCACGAGATCCCGGCGAACTGACCCGGCCTGCCGCCCGGGCTGGATTCAGGCGGTGCCGCGGCGCTCGCGCAGCTGCTGGAGGGCGTCCTCGAGGAT encodes:
- the sufB gene encoding Fe-S cluster assembly protein SufB, with protein sequence MSDVLIDRPELSSLGQYEFGWSDSDAAGASARRGLNEEVVADISRLKDEPEWMLQNRLKALKIFGMKPMPTWGADLTGIDFDNIKYFVRSTEKQAQSWEELPEDIKNTYEKLGIPEAERQRLVAGVAAQYESEVVYHQIREDLEAQGVIFLDTDTALKEHPEIFQEYFGTVIPSGDNKFAALNTAVWSGGSFVYVPKGVHVEIPLQAYFRINTENMGQFERTLIIADEGSYVHYIEGCTAPIYKSDSLHSAVVEIIVKKNARVRYTTIQNWSNNVYNLVTKRAIAHEGATMEWIDGNIGSKVTMKYPSIFLVGEHAKGETLSVAFAGPGQHQDAGAKMIHMAPYTTSSIVSKSIARGGGRAGYRGEVRVDANAHHAANTVRCDALLVDTISRSDTYPAIDIRVDDVQLGHEATVSRVSEEQLFYLQSRGMPEDEAMAMIVRGFIEPIARELPMEYALELNKLIEMSMEGSVG
- a CDS encoding COX15/CtaA family protein, producing the protein MRLTTPLGWAAARWSLGPRALRWGTTAALVASVLIVLGGVTVRVTGSGLGCPTWPTCTEDSLVATPELGIHGAIEFGNRMVTMLLIAAVGWAIIAARLQQPRDRTMTRLAWSMFWLVVANAVAGGFTVWFELNPWMVAVHFVLAMTLLACATFTWHRARWRGGDGPRPSAGSRALAWALVVATAVLIAAGTLVTGSGPHAGDSSDVPRMGFDWTAVVWLHGVIALVVLGIAAALAFRLRREDGGRLALGRVGTFLLVLLAQLGVGVAQSLVGLPELLVIVHVVFAALIWVGALRVLLDTDPRLWAVRAVRPEPAREPAGL
- a CDS encoding heme o synthase gives rise to the protein MPVVDAVAADAVASPGRIGLRRKALAYVALTKPRVIELLLVTTAPVMVLAAKGQLDLHFLGLVVATLVGGALSAGSANAFNCYIDRDIDKLMKRTQNRPLVTGELSPREALVFSWVTGIVSIAVLWVFTTWLAAVLSAVAIAFYVLIYTLILKRRTPQNIVWGGIAGCMPVLIGWAAVTGTLDWAPVILFGIVFLWTPPHYWPLSMRYREDYAAASVPMLAVVRGRTAVGLQVVLYAWATVACSLLLVPLAPMGVVYAVIAVLSGAWFLIESHRLYAAAIRPGEVKPMRVFHASITYLTLVFIAVGVDPLVFIPLPL
- the tkt gene encoding transketolase, with amino-acid sequence MAALSWDELDKKAVDTARVLAADAVEKVGNGHPGTAMSLAPAAYLLFQKVMRQDPSDPHWTGRDRFILSAGHSSLTQYVQLYLGGYGLELDDLKALRTWGSKTPGHPEYGHTAGVEITTGPLGQGISSSVGFAYAQRFERGLFDPDAADGASPFDHFTYVIAGDGDLQEGVSAEASSLAGHQQLGNLIAIYDSNQISIEDDTNIAFTEDVAKRYEAYGWQVQTVDWKKTGEYVEDVQALYDAILAAQGERAKPSLIILKTIIGWPSPKKQNTGKIHGSALGAEELAGLKEVLGFDPAESFVVADEVIERTRGALERGQAARAEWQQGFDAWATANPEKKALFDRIQSGQLPDGVEDALPVFEAGKDLSTRAASGKVLGALGAVIPELWGGSADLAESNLTTIEGAKSFIPTQWSTHEWSGDPYGRVLHFGIREHAMGAILNGIVLHGNTRAFGGTFLIFSDYMRPAVRLAALMKVPSIFVWTHDSVALGEDGPTHQPIEQLTTLRAIPGLDIVRPADANEVAWAWKTILERRDAPAGIALSRQNLPVFARGEGAAEGDTLAAASNVARGAYVLAEAPGGTPDVILLGTGSEVQFALEAREQLKAEGVNARVVSVPSQEWFAEQDAAYRESVLPASVTARVSVEAGLALTWAPYLGAHGRSVSIEHFGASADYKTLYREFGITTEHVVAAAHDSIAAAGA
- the tal gene encoding transaldolase — protein: MTDTTSKTAELSAIGVSIWLDDLSRERIAGGSLEALIADRNVVGVTTNPTIFAAALAKGQAYDAQVAELASAGASVSEAVFEITTDDVAAASDIFRGVYDGTAGVDGRVSIEVEPGLANDAAGTIAQAKQLWAKVDRPNAMIKIPATVEGLEAITEVIGAGISVNVTLIFSLERHRAVIRAYLAGLEKAQAAGIDISTIHSVASFFVSRVDTEIDKRLEAIGTPEALALKSKAGVANAQLAYQLFEQEFATEQAQALLAAGGNAQRPLWASTGVKDPALPDTLYVTELAVAGVVNTMPEKTLEATFDHAPLHGDAVTGSYAEAQGVLDALAAVGVDYDDVTDTLEREGVEKFIVSWNELLDTVTAALEAAK
- a CDS encoding glucose-6-phosphate isomerase; the protein is MTVTIAASGAAAEAIERVVPQLVSDGVAGRITTLDATLWGPAAEEEASKRLGWTEAVAVSEGLVDDILALRDDLHAQGVDHIVLGGMGGSSLAPEVIANTYGVELTVLDSTDPAQVRSALEDRLARTAVVISSKSGSTVETDSQKRVYEQAFREAGIDPISRIVVVTDPGSPLDQAARADGYRVFNADPTVGGRYSALTAFGLVPTGLAGVDIAELLDEAQAVSLELALDTEHNPGLVLGAAISATRPLRNKLGIVPDGTHIVGFGDWVEQLIAESTGKDGTGILPVVLDVDSYEVTAGLPDVQLVRLVASARETREVRDGEIEVSGSLGGQLLVWEYATAVAGRILGINPFDQPDVESAKIAARGLLDARPEPVPALYTADGVEVRTAGGLTISDETLDGAVDALLAALPADGYISVQAYLDRIAYPELAGIRDALARRAERPVTFGWGPRFLHSTGQFHKGGPAVGVFLQIVGAGEEDLEIPGRPFTFGQLIQAQAAGDASVLADHGRPVLTLTLPQPAAGVVTLRERIG
- the zwf gene encoding glucose-6-phosphate dehydrogenase, whose amino-acid sequence is MPVEITRENNPLRLPSDRRLNRIAGPSSLIIFGVTGDLSRKKLMPAVYDLANRGLLPPGFALVGFARRDWVDQDFEKVVHDAVKQYARTPFDEDVWRQLKQGIRFVQGEFDDDSAFDRLKQTLTELDASRGTMGNHAFYLSIPPKSFPLVTEQLRRSGLAEQAPGQWRRVVIEKPFGHDLASARELNDVVESVFPPDSVFRIDHYLGKETVQNILALRFANQLYEPIWNANYVDHVQITMAEDIGVGGRAGYYDGIGAARDVIQNHLLQLLALTAMEEPVSFAAADLRAEKEKVLSAVHLPKDLSTATARGQYAGGWQGGEKVLGFLEEEGMNPQSVTETYAALKLEINTRRWAGVPFYLRAGKRLGRRVTEIAVVFTRAPQYLFAESQTSALGQNALVIRVQPDEGVTIRFGSKVPGAGMQVRDVTMDFGYGHAFTEASPEAYERLILDVLLGDPPLFPRHEEVELSWKILDPIEQYWDSLGGPLEQYQPGTWGPGSADELLERDGRTWRRP